Genomic segment of Streptomyces zhihengii:
ACGAACCCGAGGGCCTCGCGGCCCCGGTGAAGCAGGCGCAGGCGCGGGCAGAGCGGGCGGACCGTATGAACGAGCACGGGCAGAGGCAGGATCCGCACGACCGCAGCGGGGCGCGTGCCCTGTTCATAGAGCTCCGCGCACTGCCCGAGCAGTCGCCCCAGCGGGCCGAACTGCGCAACCGGCTCGTCCGGATGCACCTGCCGCTCGTCGAGCACCTGGCGCGCCGCTTCCGCAACCGCGGGGAGCCGCTGGACGACCTGACCCAGGTCGCGACGATCGGTCTGATCAAGTCGGTGGACCGCTTCGACCCGGAGCGCGGTGTCGAGTTCTCGACGTACGCGACGCCGACCGTGGTCGGCGAGATCAAGCGGCACTTCCGCGACAAGGGCTGGGCGGTACGGGTGCCGCGCCGGCTGCAGGAGCTGCGGCTCGCCCTGACCACGGCGACCGCGGAGCTCTCGCAGCAGCACGGCCGCTCCCCGACCGTCCACGAGCTCGCCGAGCGCCTCGGCATCTCGGAGGAGGAGGTCCTGGAGGGCCTGGAGTCGGCGAACGCCTACTCCACGCTGTCCTTGGACGTCCCCGACACGGACGACGAGTCACCGGCGGTGGCGGACACGCTGGGCGCGGAGGACGAGGCGCTGGAGGGCGTCGAGTACCGCGAGTCCCTCAAGCCGCTGCTGGAGGGGCTGCCGCCGCGGGAGAAGCGCATCCTGCTGCTGCGGTTCTTCGGGAACATGACGCAGTCGCAGATCGCGCAGGAGGTGGGCATCTCGCAGATGCACGTCTCGCGCCTGCTGGCGCGGACCCTGGCGCAACTCCGCGAGAAGCTCCTCGTCGAGGAGTAGCCCTCGGGCGGGCGGCGCTTCCGGGGTCCGCTCCCCGGGGGCGCCGCTTTCCGCTGCGCGGGGACTTGCTGCGCAGCCGGGCGGTTCGCGGGTGCGGGCCGGTGGTCGTCGCACCCCGCTGCGCGCGGTGTCCTCGATCGCCGGACGGGCTGGATTCTCCAGCCCGTCCAGGGGGCACCTCCCACGGCCGCCAGGCCGTGGGGGGAGATGGAGGACACCGGCCCCGGCGCGACGCCTCCGCCCCCGCGAGCGTCAGCGAGCCTGCGCTCCGATGCCCAGCGCCTTCGCCGTGGTCGGGTTCACCAGCAGCACCAGCCCCGTCACCGCGACCGCCGCCAGCACGATGCCGAGGGGGATCAGCGGCCCGGAGGCGCGCAGCAGCGTCCAGGCCGGGATCAGGGCGATGAGCTGGGTGATGATCGCGGGCCCCCGGCTCCAGCTCCGCCGGAACCACAGCCCGCGGGCCGCGGCGAGCGGGATCACGCCGAGGACGAGCAGGGTCACCCCGCCCGTCTCCGCCGAGACCGAGTCTCCGGGGTCTCCGAAGAGGCCCATCACCAGCATGTACAGCCCGCCCGCGACCAGCGCCAGCCCCTCGGCGGCGCAGACCGCGGCCGCGGCGGTGAGGCGGGTGGGGCGGGGGGTGGGGTCGTCACTGCTCACCCCAGCAGGGTAGCCCCCGCCCCGGAACCCCGGACTGGGCCAGGTACCCCTCAGTAGGTACCCTTCGTCGCATGCGCGCACTTCTCGTGGTCAATCCGGCAGCAACCACCACCAGTGCCCGCACCCGCGACGTGCTGATCCACGCGCTCGCGAGCGAGATGAAGCTGGAGGCCGTCTCCACCGAGTACCGCGGCCACGCCCGCGACCTCGGGCGGCGGGCCGCCGAGGCGGACGACATCGACCTGGTGGTCGCCCTCGGCGGCGACGGCACGGTCAACGAGGTCGTCAACGGACTGCTGCACAACGGCCCCGACCCGGAGGGCCTGCCGCGTCTCGCGGTGGTCCCCGGCGGCTCGACCAATGTGTTCGCCCGCGCGCTGGGACTGCCGAACGACGCCGTGGAGGCGACGGGCGCCATCCTGGACGCGCTGCGTGAGCGGACGGAGCGCACGGTCGGCCTCGGACTGGCGGCCGGCACACCGGGGACGGACGACGAGGGCGTGCCGCAGCGCTGGTTCACGTTCTGCGCGGGGCTGGGCTTCGACGCCGGCGTCGTCGGCAGGGTGGAGCAGCACCGGGAGCGCGGACGGCGGTCGACGCACGCGCTGTACGTCCGCCAGGTCATGCGCCAGTTCCTCGACGATCCGCACCGCAGACGCGGCACGATCACCCTGGAGCGGCCGGGCGCCGACCCGGTGCAGGACCTGGTGCTGTCCATAGTCTGCAACACCTCCCCCTGGACCTACCTGGGCAATCGCCCTGTATACGCGTCCCCGAAGGCGTCCTTCGACACCGCTCTGGACGTGCTCGGTCTGAAGAAGCTCTCGACGCCGGCGGTCGCCCGCTACGGCACCCAGCTCCTCACGTCGAGCCCCGAACGGGGGCCGCACGGCAAGCACGCGGTCACGCTGCACGACGAGACGGACTTCACCTTGCATTCCAAGGTGCCGCTGCCGTTCCAGATGGACGGTGACCACCTCGGTCTGCGTACGAGCGTGACGTTCACAGGCGTTCGCCGTGCACTGCGTGTGATTGTGTGAGTGGAAGGACCGAAAGTCCTTTATCTCGAACGTATGGGCGCGGCTCCACCCCATAGAAGTACGGCTGTGACCTAGTCGACACCGAGGAATCAAAAAAAACTTTCCGGAAGGGGTTGTATCCGCCGCCGAGGTTTGCGAATCTCTACATGGCGATCGGGACGGCCCGCAACATCGGCCCCAACAGACCGCCGGAACCCCTCAACGAATCCAGGACCCAACGCCGGGCAACTGGCGATCGGCCCTTCCCTCGCGGAGGGATTCGTGAAAGCGTTCACATTCACAAGCAACGTGCATGAAATACCAAGGAGAGGTAGCAGCCATGGACTGGCGTCACAACGCCGTTTGCCGCGAGGAAGACCCCGAGCTCTTCTTCCCCATCGGCAACACCGGTCCTGCGCTGCTGCAGATCGAGGAAGCCAAGGCCGTCTGCCGTCGCTGCCCCGTCATGGAGCAGTGCCTGCAGTGGGCGCTCGAGTCCGGCCAGGACTCCGGCGTCTGGGGTGGCCTCAGCGAGGACGAGCGCCGCGCGATGAAGCGCCGTGCCGCTCGCAACCGGGCGCGTAACGCCAGCGCCTGACGCCCCCAGCTACCGGCATCCCCGGCGGCGCGTGCAGCGAGCACGCACTCACCGCCTTCGAGCCGCAGCGCGCAGTACCCCCGATGCGCATCGCACACGCGAGCAACGAGCTTCGAGCCCCGGACGGCCGACACGGTCCGGGGCTCTTCGCTGTCCGCGACGCACTCCGGCCCCGCCCGGTCCGGTCCTGCCCCGCCGCCGCCCGGTCCGGTTCCGCCCCTGACCGGGCCGGCGGCGTCAGCGCTTCTCGGTCACCGGGATGTCGAGCACCACACGGGTGCCGCGGCCGGGTGCGGGCACCGGCACCATGTCGAAGGTGCCGCCCAACTCCCCCTCCACCAGGGTCCGCACGATCTGCAGCCCCAGGTTCCCCGCCTGCTGGGCGTCGAAGCCCTCGGGCAGTCCGCGGCCGTCGTCCTGGACGGTGATCAGCAGCCTGGCGTTCTCCACCCGGGAGTCGCCGCGCACCGCCGACACCTCGACCGAGCCGTGCTCGGCCGGCGCGAAGGCGTGCTCCAGGGCGTTCTGGAGCACCTCCGTGAGCACCATGGAGAGCGGGGTGGCGATCTCCGCGTCGAGGATGCCGAAGCGCCCGGTCCGCCGGCAGTCGACCTTGCCCGGCGAGATCTCCGCCACCATGGCGATGACCCGGTCGGCGATCTCGTCG
This window contains:
- a CDS encoding RNA polymerase sigma factor SigF; the protein is MDGALGTGRKGGLLGRRRPYGLHQPVQTARRGTRAGVSDGNGDGPMREDEERSPRVLNASAGIPEQQARPHPVVDEPEGLAAPVKQAQARAERADRMNEHGQRQDPHDRSGARALFIELRALPEQSPQRAELRNRLVRMHLPLVEHLARRFRNRGEPLDDLTQVATIGLIKSVDRFDPERGVEFSTYATPTVVGEIKRHFRDKGWAVRVPRRLQELRLALTTATAELSQQHGRSPTVHELAERLGISEEEVLEGLESANAYSTLSLDVPDTDDESPAVADTLGAEDEALEGVEYRESLKPLLEGLPPREKRILLLRFFGNMTQSQIAQEVGISQMHVSRLLARTLAQLREKLLVEE
- a CDS encoding diacylglycerol/lipid kinase family protein; the encoded protein is MRALLVVNPAATTTSARTRDVLIHALASEMKLEAVSTEYRGHARDLGRRAAEADDIDLVVALGGDGTVNEVVNGLLHNGPDPEGLPRLAVVPGGSTNVFARALGLPNDAVEATGAILDALRERTERTVGLGLAAGTPGTDDEGVPQRWFTFCAGLGFDAGVVGRVEQHRERGRRSTHALYVRQVMRQFLDDPHRRRGTITLERPGADPVQDLVLSIVCNTSPWTYLGNRPVYASPKASFDTALDVLGLKKLSTPAVARYGTQLLTSSPERGPHGKHAVTLHDETDFTLHSKVPLPFQMDGDHLGLRTSVTFTGVRRALRVIV
- a CDS encoding WhiB family transcriptional regulator → MDWRHNAVCREEDPELFFPIGNTGPALLQIEEAKAVCRRCPVMEQCLQWALESGQDSGVWGGLSEDERRAMKRRAARNRARNASA